The following are encoded together in the Methylomonas methanica MC09 genome:
- the xrtM gene encoding exosortase family protein XrtM encodes MISPDTVRPPEPRHYEEITVLQTLKLFSEGYRHYSRHTWLQFLLFVGCYVLFDYAYFKIPVDLFANVIYYHGVVAVCADVVNWLSPLEQVLAKQNHLLSATADLEIVRGCDGAGVLFLVASAVLVFPSRLKRKLVGLILGIGLIYFLNLLRICVLYFVIAYHPGWFQLIHTYVAPTLMVVMGCLYFAWWAFGSAHPIHEPA; translated from the coding sequence ATGATCTCTCCCGATACCGTCAGACCACCCGAGCCTAGACACTATGAGGAGATAACCGTATTGCAGACTCTTAAGCTGTTTTCCGAAGGCTACCGCCACTATAGCCGGCATACTTGGCTGCAATTCCTGCTATTCGTTGGTTGTTACGTGCTGTTCGACTACGCGTACTTCAAAATTCCGGTCGACCTGTTTGCTAACGTCATCTACTACCACGGCGTGGTGGCGGTTTGCGCGGATGTGGTCAATTGGCTGTCTCCGTTGGAACAGGTATTGGCCAAGCAAAACCATCTGCTTTCGGCCACGGCCGATCTGGAGATTGTGCGCGGCTGCGACGGTGCCGGTGTGTTGTTTTTGGTGGCATCCGCCGTTTTGGTATTTCCATCCAGATTGAAACGGAAATTGGTAGGGTTAATACTCGGCATTGGCTTGATCTACTTTCTCAATCTGCTGCGTATCTGCGTGTTGTATTTCGTCATCGCCTACCATCCCGGTTGGTTTCAATTGATTCATACCTATGTGGCGCCGACACTGATGGTGGTAATGGGGTGTTTATATTTTGCCTGGTGGGCGTTCGGTTCGGCGCATCCAATCCATGAACCGGCCTGA